In a genomic window of Helianthus annuus cultivar XRQ/B chromosome 10, HanXRQr2.0-SUNRISE, whole genome shotgun sequence:
- the LOC110884497 gene encoding protein NRT1/ PTR FAMILY 5.2, translating into MECQREAEQNFTQDGTTDLKGRRALRSTTGRWKACYYMLGYEVCERFAYYGIATNLVLYLTTNLHEGTVKSSNNVTNWVGTVWMTPILGAYIADTYLGRYWTFMVASLIYLLGMGLLTLAVSLPSLKPPTCGKNVSYLDCDKRASSFQIGIFYCALYIIAIGTGGTKPNISTMGADQFDDFEPKERAHKLTFFNWWVFSIFFGTLFSNTFLVYIQDTVDWGLGYGIPTLTLLVAIIAFVFGTPVYRHKPRVESPLTRMIKVLVAAARKWNTSVPIDPKELYELPLDQYASPGKYRIDHSSSLRFLDKAAVRVKEPASEWYLCPVTQVEQTKQMVKMIPVLCATFIPSTLLAQTNTLFIKQGTTLVRSMGPNFEIPPASLSVFLTISMLISLAVYDRLFVPFVRKYTKNPRGITMLQRMTIGIIIHIITMIVAFLIERYRLSVAKDHGIYKPGQIVPLRIYILLPQFILMGVADCFVEVAKFEFFYDQAPEGMKSLGTAYFTTSFGLGYFLSSFILSTVANVTKRNGHQGWILNNLNVSHLDYYYAFFAILCFVNFFFFLVVAKNFDYNVEVNEVEPELKEDIAKIT; encoded by the exons ATGGAATGCCAGAGAGAAGCGGAACAAAATTTTACACAGGATGGGACTACTGATCTTAAGGGTAGACGTGCACTAAGATCAACGACTGGAAGATGGAAAGCGTGTTATTACATGCTAG GGTATGAAGTTTGTGAAAGATTTGCATATTATGGCATAGCAACGAATTTGGTGTTGTACTTGACAACAAATTTACATGAAGGCACTGTGAAATCATCAAACAATGTCACAAATTGGGTTGGAACTGTGTGGATGACTCCTATTTTGGGTGCGTATATTGCTGACACATATTTGGGCCGATACTGGACTTTCATGGTTGCTTCGCTCATTTATCTGCTG GGTATGGGCCTCTTGACTCTAGCGGTTTCATTACCATCCCTAAAGCCACCAACATGTGGTAAAAATGTGAGTTACCTAGATTGTGACAAAAGGGCCTCTTCGTTCCAAATTGGTATCTTCTATTGTGCACTCTACATTATTGCAATAGGGACGGGTGGAACCAAGCCCAATATCTCCACAATGGGTGCGGATCAATTCGACGATTTTGAGCCCAAGGAAAGGGCCCATAAGCTCACTTTCTTCAATTGGTGGGTGTTTAGCATTTTCTTTGGTACCCTTTTCTCAAATACGTTCCTAGTGTATATTCAAGATACCGTGGATTGGGGATTAGGGTATGGAATCCCTACACTCACTCTACTTGTGGCCATAATAGCATTTGTGTTTGGAACACCGGTTTATAGACACAAACCAAGAGTCGAAAGCCCGCTTACTAGAATGATCAAGGTACTAGTCGCGGCGGCAAGAAAGTGGAACACAAGTGTACCCATTGACCCGAAAGAGCTTTATGAGTTGCCTTTAGACCAATATGCTAGTCCTGGAAAGTATAGAATTGACCATTCATCTTCATTAAG GTTTCTCGACAAAGCCGCTGTGAGGGTTAAAGAACCGGCTTCTGAATGGTACCTATGTCCAGTGACACAAGTCGAGCAGACAAAGCAAATGGTTAAAATGATCCCGGTTTTGTGTGCAACATTCATTCCTAGCACACTACTAGCCCAAACCAACACGCTTTTCATCAAACAAGGCACCACGTTGGTTCGGTCCATGGGCCCGAATTTTGAAATCCCACCAGCTTCTTTATCTGTTTTCCTTACAATCTCCATGCTTATTAGCCTTGCGGTTTATGACCGCCTCTTTGTTCCCTTCGTTCGAAAGTACACAAAGAACCCGAGAGGTATCACTATGTTACAACGAATGACAATTGGGATAATTATCCATATTATCACCATGATTGTCGCGTTTCTTATAGAAAGATATCGACTAAGCGTCGCTAAAGATCATGGTATATATAAACCCGGGCAAATTGTGCCTCTAAGAATATACATTCTCCTCCCCCAGTTCATATTGATGGGTGTTGCTGATTGTTTCGTGGAAGTAGcaaaatttgagtttttctaCGATCAAGCGCCCGAAGGAATGAAAAGTCTTGGGACAGCTTATTTCACGACCAGTTTTGGTCTAGGATATTTTCTTAGCAGTTTCATCTTATCTACGGTAGCTAATGTTACAAAGAGGAATGGACACCAAGGTTGGATCCTAAATAACCTTAACGTGTCCCACCTTGATTATTATTACGCGTTTTTTGCTATTTTGTGCTTCGTGAACTTCTTTTTCTTCCTTGTTGTCGCTAAAAACTTTGACTACAATGTCGAAGTCAATGAAGTTGAGCCAGAGTTAAAAGAAGATATTGCAAAGATCACCTAA